Proteins encoded in a region of the Pontibacter sp. SGAir0037 genome:
- a CDS encoding four-helix bundle copper-binding protein, with protein sequence MNKDLITALAECAAACNYCAVSCLQEDDVKMMERCIRLDLDCAAICKMALDYVSRDSTFSREVLDLCARVCRECGAECEKHSHMEHCRMCAEACRRCEQACQQA encoded by the coding sequence ATGAATAAAGACTTAATAACCGCATTAGCTGAGTGTGCAGCAGCCTGTAACTACTGTGCGGTTTCCTGCCTGCAGGAAGATGATGTGAAAATGATGGAACGCTGCATCCGACTTGACTTGGATTGCGCAGCCATCTGTAAAATGGCACTGGACTATGTATCACGGGATTCTACCTTCTCCAGAGAAGTGCTGGATCTGTGTGCCAGAGTATGTAGAGAGTGTGGTGCAGAGTGTGAGAAGCATTCGCACATGGAGCACTGCCGTATGTGCGCTGAGGCTTGTCGCCGTTGCGAGCAGGCTTGCCAGCAGGCGTAG